The proteins below come from a single Serpentinimonas raichei genomic window:
- a CDS encoding NuoB/complex I 20 kDa subunit family protein → MIEGVLKQGFVTTSYDSVVNWAKTGSIWPMTFGLACCAVEMMHSAAARYDLGRFGAEVFRASPRQSDLMIVAGTLCNKMAPALRKVYDQMAEPRWVISMGSCANGGGYYHYSYSVVRGCDRVVPVDVYVPGCPPTAEALIYGIIQLQQKIRRTQTIARV, encoded by the coding sequence ATGATCGAAGGCGTACTCAAGCAGGGCTTTGTCACGACCAGTTACGACTCGGTGGTGAACTGGGCCAAAACCGGCTCCATCTGGCCCATGACATTCGGCTTGGCCTGCTGTGCGGTCGAAATGATGCACTCGGCGGCGGCCCGTTACGACCTCGGGCGTTTTGGGGCCGAGGTGTTTCGCGCCAGTCCGCGCCAGTCCGATCTGATGATCGTCGCCGGCACCCTGTGCAACAAAATGGCACCTGCGCTGCGCAAGGTCTATGACCAAATGGCCGAGCCGCGCTGGGTCATCAGCATGGGCTCCTGTGCCAACGGCGGCGGCTACTACCACTACAGCTACTCGGTGGTGCGCGGCTGCGACCGCGTGGTGCCGGTGGATGTCTATGTGCCGGGCTGTCCGCCCACGGCCGAGGCCTTGATCTACGGCATCATCCAGTTGCAGCAAAAAATCCGCCGCACCCAAACCATCGCCCGCGTCTGA
- the rpsO gene encoding 30S ribosomal protein S15, with translation MIAQSVKAEVISANARSAHDTGSPEVQVAILTARINELTPHFKTHAKDHHGRRGLLKMVSRRRKLLDYLKGKDSSRYVGLIQKLGLRK, from the coding sequence ATGATCGCTCAATCCGTTAAAGCCGAAGTCATTTCGGCCAACGCCCGCTCTGCCCACGACACGGGCAGCCCCGAAGTGCAGGTCGCCATCCTCACCGCTCGCATCAACGAGCTCACGCCGCACTTCAAAACCCACGCCAAAGACCACCACGGCCGCCGCGGTCTGCTCAAAATGGTGAGCCGTCGGCGCAAGCTGCTCGACTACCTTAAAGGCAAAGACTCCAGCCGCTACGTGGGTCTGATTCAGAAACTGGGTCTGCGCAAATAA
- the carB gene encoding carbamoyl-phosphate synthase large subunit, with the protein MPKRTDLHTILIIGAGPIVIGQACEFDYSGVQACKALREEGYRVVLINSNPATIMTDPATADVTYIEPITWQTVEKIIAKERHQHPGGFAILPTMGGQTALNCALDLWRQGVLAQHGVELIGATPEAIDKAEDRLKFKDAMTKIGLGSARSGIAHSLAEAWEVQKQVGFPTVIRPSFTLGGSGGGIAYNPEEFETICKRGLEASPTHELLIEESLLGWKEFEMEVVRDRADNCIIVCSIENLDPMGVHTGDSITVAPAQTLTDKEYQIMRNASLAVLREIGVDTGGSNVQFALNPQDGRMVVIEMNPRVSRSSALASKATGFPIAKVAAKLAVGYTLDELKNEITGGATPASFEPSIDYVVTKIPRFAFEKFPTADSRLTTQMKSVGEVMAIGRTFQESFQKALRGLEVGVDGMNEKTQDRETLERELGAPGPERIWYVGDAFAAGWTLAEVQHFTQIDPWFLVQIEDIVRIELTLDKHTAEHGAGALAALGEPTLRTLKQKGFSDRRLAKLLHTSEQAVRTQRHALGVRPVYKRVDTCAAEFATATAYLYSSYEQECEAEPSNRKKIMVLGGGPNRIGQGIEFDYCCVHAALALREDGYETLMVNCNPETVSTDYDTSDRLYFEPLTLEDVLEIVDKEKPLGVIVQFGGQTPLKLALGLEAAGVPIIGTSPDMIDAAEDRERFQQLLHTLGLRQPPNATARTEADALDKATALGYPLVVRPSYVLGGRAMEIVHEPRDLERYMREAVKVSHDSPVLLDRFLSDAIECDVDCIRDASGAVLIGGVMEHIEQAGVHSGDSACSLPPYYLSAATVDEIKRQTAAMAGALQVVGLMNVQFAIQQIDGADVIFVLEVNPRASRTVPFVSKATGIQLAKVAARCMAGQTLAQQGMTQEVTPPYFSVKEAVFPFVKFPGVDTILGPEMKSTGEVMGVGRTFGEAFVKSQLGAGTQLPRPTDAVRKVFLSVKADDKPRAVALARELHALGFELVATRGSAAALNAAGVPCAVVNKVAEGRPNIVDLIKNGDIAMVINTVEERRNAIADSRYIRTSALANRVTTFTTISGAEAAVEGIKCQDSLGVVSVQELHAALKAGVGLAAV; encoded by the coding sequence ATGCCCAAGCGCACCGATCTGCACACCATCCTCATCATTGGCGCCGGCCCGATCGTCATCGGCCAAGCCTGCGAGTTCGACTACTCCGGCGTGCAAGCCTGCAAGGCGCTGCGCGAGGAGGGCTACCGCGTGGTGCTGATCAACAGCAACCCGGCCACCATCATGACCGACCCGGCCACGGCCGATGTCACCTACATCGAGCCCATCACCTGGCAGACGGTGGAAAAGATCATCGCCAAAGAGCGCCACCAGCACCCCGGTGGTTTCGCCATTTTGCCCACCATGGGCGGCCAGACCGCGCTCAACTGCGCGCTCGACCTGTGGCGCCAGGGCGTGCTGGCGCAGCACGGGGTGGAGCTGATCGGGGCCACGCCCGAAGCCATCGACAAAGCCGAAGACCGGCTCAAGTTCAAAGACGCCATGACCAAGATCGGCCTGGGTTCGGCGCGCTCGGGCATTGCGCACAGCCTGGCCGAGGCCTGGGAGGTGCAAAAGCAGGTGGGCTTTCCGACCGTGATCCGGCCCAGCTTCACCCTGGGCGGCAGCGGCGGCGGCATCGCCTACAACCCGGAGGAGTTCGAGACCATCTGCAAGCGCGGCCTGGAAGCCTCGCCGACGCACGAGCTGTTGATCGAAGAATCGCTGCTGGGCTGGAAAGAATTCGAGATGGAGGTGGTGCGCGACCGCGCCGACAACTGCATCATCGTCTGCTCGATCGAAAACCTGGACCCGATGGGCGTGCACACCGGTGACTCGATCACCGTGGCCCCGGCGCAAACCCTGACCGACAAAGAGTACCAGATCATGCGCAACGCCAGCCTGGCGGTGCTGCGCGAGATCGGTGTCGATACCGGCGGCTCCAACGTGCAGTTCGCGCTCAACCCGCAAGATGGGCGCATGGTGGTGATCGAGATGAACCCGCGCGTCTCGCGCTCCTCGGCGCTGGCCTCGAAGGCGACCGGTTTCCCGATCGCCAAGGTGGCGGCCAAGCTGGCGGTGGGCTACACCCTGGACGAACTGAAAAACGAGATCACCGGCGGCGCCACGCCGGCCTCGTTCGAGCCCTCGATCGACTACGTGGTGACCAAGATCCCGCGCTTTGCTTTCGAGAAATTCCCTACCGCCGACAGCCGTCTGACGACGCAGATGAAGTCCGTGGGCGAAGTGATGGCGATCGGGCGCACCTTCCAAGAGAGCTTCCAGAAGGCGCTGCGCGGGCTCGAAGTCGGCGTCGATGGCATGAACGAAAAAACCCAGGACCGCGAGACGCTGGAGCGCGAGCTCGGCGCGCCGGGGCCGGAGCGCATCTGGTACGTGGGCGACGCCTTCGCCGCCGGCTGGACGCTGGCCGAGGTGCAGCACTTCACCCAAATCGACCCCTGGTTTCTGGTGCAAATCGAAGACATCGTGCGCATCGAGCTCACGCTAGACAAGCACACCGCCGAACACGGCGCGGGTGCGCTGGCGGCCTTGGGCGAGCCCACGCTGCGCACGCTCAAGCAAAAAGGCTTTTCCGACCGCCGCCTGGCCAAGCTGCTGCACACCAGCGAGCAAGCCGTGCGCACGCAGCGCCACGCCTTGGGCGTGCGCCCGGTTTATAAGCGGGTGGACACCTGCGCCGCCGAGTTCGCCACCGCCACCGCCTACCTGTATTCGAGCTACGAACAAGAGTGCGAGGCCGAGCCCAGCAACCGCAAAAAGATCATGGTGCTGGGCGGTGGCCCGAACCGCATCGGCCAGGGCATCGAGTTCGACTACTGCTGCGTACACGCCGCGCTGGCGCTGCGCGAAGACGGCTACGAGACCCTGATGGTCAACTGCAACCCCGAGACCGTCTCGACCGACTACGACACCTCGGACCGGCTCTACTTCGAGCCGCTCACGCTCGAAGACGTGCTCGAAATCGTGGACAAAGAGAAGCCGCTGGGCGTGATCGTGCAGTTTGGCGGCCAGACCCCGCTCAAGCTCGCGCTTGGGCTGGAGGCGGCCGGGGTGCCCATCATCGGCACCAGCCCAGACATGATCGACGCCGCCGAAGACCGCGAGCGCTTCCAGCAACTGCTGCACACCCTGGGGCTGCGCCAGCCGCCCAACGCCACCGCGCGCACCGAAGCCGACGCGCTGGACAAGGCCACTGCGCTGGGCTACCCGCTGGTGGTGCGCCCAAGCTACGTGCTGGGCGGCCGGGCGATGGAGATCGTGCACGAGCCGCGCGACCTCGAGCGCTACATGCGCGAGGCGGTCAAGGTCAGCCACGACTCCCCGGTGCTGTTGGACCGCTTCCTGAGCGACGCCATCGAGTGCGACGTCGATTGCATCCGCGACGCCAGCGGCGCGGTGCTGATCGGCGGCGTGATGGAGCACATCGAACAAGCCGGGGTGCATTCGGGCGATTCGGCCTGCTCGCTGCCGCCCTACTACCTGAGCGCGGCCACGGTGGATGAAATCAAGCGCCAGACGGCCGCCATGGCCGGCGCGCTGCAAGTGGTGGGGCTGATGAACGTGCAGTTCGCGATCCAGCAGATCGACGGCGCCGATGTGATTTTCGTGCTCGAAGTGAACCCGCGCGCCTCGCGCACCGTGCCCTTCGTCTCCAAGGCCACCGGCATCCAGTTGGCCAAGGTGGCGGCGCGCTGCATGGCCGGCCAGACTCTGGCGCAGCAGGGCATGACACAGGAAGTCACGCCGCCGTACTTCAGCGTCAAAGAGGCGGTGTTCCCCTTCGTCAAGTTCCCTGGCGTGGACACCATCCTTGGCCCGGAGATGAAATCCACCGGCGAGGTGATGGGCGTGGGGCGCACCTTTGGCGAAGCCTTCGTCAAGTCGCAACTGGGGGCGGGCACGCAACTGCCGCGCCCGACCGATGCGGTGCGCAAGGTGTTTTTGTCGGTCAAGGCCGACGACAAGCCGCGCGCGGTGGCGCTGGCGCGCGAGCTGCACGCACTCGGCTTCGAGCTGGTGGCCACGCGCGGCAGCGCCGCCGCCCTCAACGCCGCCGGCGTGCCGTGTGCCGTGGTCAACAAGGTGGCCGAAGGGCGCCCCAACATCGTCGATCTGATCAAAAACGGCGACATCGCCATGGTCATCAACACGGTGGAGGAGCGGCGCAACGCCATTGCCGATTCGCGCTACATCCGCACCTCGGCGCTGGCCAACCGAGTCACCACCTTCACCACCATCTCGGGCGCCGAAGCAGCCGTGGAGGGCATCAAATGCCAAGACTCGCTGGGCGTGGTTTCGGTGCAGGAGCTGCACGCCGCACTCAAGGCTGGGGTCGGCCTCGCTGCGGTTTGA
- the secG gene encoding preprotein translocase subunit SecG, translating into MSNILLTLLLAVQLLSALVMIGLILVQHGKGADAGASLGGGSSGAATLFGASGGSNFMSRSTAILATVFLSCTLALAYFGQAPQAGAGTVLETLPVAPPTPADQIPAAPVAPPAGVGQIPAQ; encoded by the coding sequence ATGAGTAATATTTTGTTGACCCTTCTGCTGGCGGTGCAACTGCTGTCGGCGCTGGTGATGATCGGCCTGATTCTGGTGCAGCACGGCAAAGGGGCCGATGCCGGTGCCTCGCTCGGGGGCGGCAGTTCCGGTGCCGCCACCTTGTTTGGCGCCAGCGGGGGCTCCAACTTCATGTCGCGCAGCACCGCCATTTTGGCGACGGTGTTCCTGAGCTGCACCTTGGCCTTGGCCTATTTTGGTCAGGCACCCCAAGCTGGGGCTGGCACCGTGCTGGAAACGCTCCCCGTCGCCCCACCGACGCCGGCGGACCAGATTCCGGCTGCCCCGGTTGCTCCGCCTGCGGGTGTCGGTCAAATTCCCGCACAGTAA
- the rnhB gene encoding ribonuclease HII codes for MRLRKSLPREAYTLGWNPPGLVAGVDEAGRGPLAGPVLAAAVMLDPRKPIAGLRDSKKLSPKRREHLHEQILEHALCCSVALASVEEIERLNILQATLLAMQRAVAGLRLRPTQVLVDGNRLPALDLPAQAVVQGDDRVAAIAAASIVAKVQRDRLCDAWHAQYPDYGFDRHKGYGTAAHLEALQRCGPTPLHRRGFAPVAALLAPASPP; via the coding sequence ATGCGATTGCGCAAATCCTTGCCGCGTGAGGCCTACACGCTGGGCTGGAATCCGCCCGGTCTGGTGGCCGGTGTCGATGAAGCCGGGCGCGGCCCGCTGGCCGGGCCGGTGCTGGCCGCCGCCGTGATGCTGGACCCGCGCAAACCCATCGCGGGCTTGCGCGACTCGAAAAAGCTTAGCCCGAAGCGGCGCGAGCACTTGCACGAGCAGATTCTGGAGCACGCCCTGTGCTGCTCGGTCGCGCTGGCCAGCGTGGAAGAAATCGAGCGCCTCAACATCTTGCAGGCCACCTTGCTGGCGATGCAGCGCGCCGTGGCGGGTTTGCGGCTGCGCCCGACGCAGGTGCTGGTCGATGGCAACCGGCTGCCCGCGCTCGACCTGCCCGCGCAAGCCGTGGTGCAGGGCGACGACCGGGTGGCCGCCATCGCCGCCGCCTCCATCGTGGCCAAGGTGCAACGCGACCGCCTGTGCGACGCTTGGCACGCCCAGTACCCCGATTACGGCTTCGATCGGCACAAGGGCTACGGCACCGCCGCACACCTCGAGGCGCTGCAACGCTGCGGCCCCACGCCCCTGCACCGGCGCGGCTTTGCCCCGGTGGCGGCCTTGCTGGCGCCAGCCAGTCCGCCATGA
- the tpiA gene encoding triose-phosphate isomerase, with product MRKKLIVGNWKMNGSQAANAELLAALKAGFNPAQSELALCAPAPYLLQLQAALQGSGIDWGAQDVSAHEGGAYTGEVSAAMLRDCGSRYVIVGHSERRQYHGESDDLVALKAQRALAAGLTPIVCVGETLPDREAGRTEFVVKRQLSAVIHAVGHCCSEIVVAYEPVWAIGTGLSASAEQAQAVHAVLRAQLRAATAQAERNRILYGGSMNAANAAELLRQPDIDGGLIGGASLKAASFLSIAAASPVVALSN from the coding sequence ATGCGCAAGAAACTGATCGTCGGCAACTGGAAGATGAACGGCAGCCAAGCGGCCAATGCCGAGCTGCTGGCCGCGCTCAAGGCGGGCTTCAACCCGGCACAATCCGAGCTGGCCTTGTGTGCCCCGGCCCCGTACCTGCTGCAATTGCAAGCGGCTTTGCAGGGCAGCGGCATAGACTGGGGCGCGCAAGATGTGTCGGCGCACGAGGGCGGGGCCTACACCGGTGAGGTGAGTGCGGCCATGCTGCGCGACTGCGGCAGCCGCTACGTGATCGTCGGCCACTCCGAGCGGCGCCAATACCACGGCGAGAGCGACGACTTGGTCGCACTCAAGGCGCAGCGTGCGCTCGCCGCGGGCCTGACCCCGATCGTCTGCGTGGGCGAGACGCTGCCCGACCGCGAGGCCGGCCGCACCGAGTTCGTCGTCAAGCGCCAGTTGTCGGCCGTCATTCATGCGGTGGGCCACTGCTGCAGCGAGATCGTGGTCGCCTACGAGCCGGTGTGGGCCATCGGCACCGGCTTGAGCGCCAGCGCCGAGCAGGCGCAGGCGGTGCATGCGGTGCTGCGCGCCCAGTTGCGCGCCGCCACGGCGCAGGCCGAGCGCAACCGCATCCTCTACGGTGGCAGCATGAACGCGGCCAACGCGGCCGAGCTGCTGCGCCAGCCCGACATCGATGGCGGGCTGATCGGCGGCGCATCGCTCAAAGCCGCCTCGTTTTTGTCCATTGCCGCGGCCAGCCCGGTTGTGGCGCTGTCAAACTGA
- the carA gene encoding glutamine-hydrolyzing carbamoyl-phosphate synthase small subunit, producing the protein MFPVPAPALLALADGTVFRGTAIGATGLTVGEVVFNTALTGYQEILTDPSYRQQLVTLTYPHIGNTGVNAEDVESDAIHAAGLIIKDLPLLHSNFRASASLTQYLQAAGTVAIAGIDTRALTRRLRQHGAQNGAILALAEGQTLSDAHAAQALAAARSAPSMAGQDLARVVSTAQPYEWTQTEWQLARADGSPGYGELSAPRFHVVAYDFGVKKNILRMLAQRGCRVTVVPAQTPAAQVLALRPDGVFLSNGPGDPQPCDYAIAAARELIDSGLPTFGICLGHQIMALASGAQTYKMPHGHHGANHPVQELASGRVGITSQNHGFAVQRESLPAHLRVTHISLFDGTVQGLERTDRPAFCFQGHPEASPGPHDIASLFDRFTALMAQENT; encoded by the coding sequence GTGTTTCCCGTCCCCGCCCCAGCCCTGCTCGCGCTCGCCGACGGCACGGTCTTTCGCGGCACCGCCATCGGTGCCACTGGACTAACCGTTGGCGAGGTGGTGTTCAACACCGCCCTCACCGGCTACCAGGAAATCCTCACCGACCCGAGCTACCGCCAGCAGCTCGTCACGCTCACCTATCCGCACATCGGCAACACCGGCGTCAACGCCGAAGACGTGGAGTCCGATGCCATCCACGCCGCCGGCCTGATCATCAAAGACCTGCCGCTGCTGCACTCGAACTTTCGCGCCAGCGCCTCGCTCACGCAGTACCTGCAAGCGGCCGGCACGGTGGCGATTGCGGGCATCGACACCCGCGCCCTGACGCGCCGCCTGCGCCAGCACGGAGCGCAAAACGGCGCCATCCTCGCGCTGGCCGAGGGCCAGACCCTTTCGGACGCGCACGCGGCCCAGGCCCTGGCCGCCGCCCGCAGCGCGCCCAGCATGGCCGGGCAGGATCTGGCGCGGGTGGTGAGCACGGCGCAGCCCTACGAGTGGACGCAGACCGAATGGCAGCTCGCGCGCGCCGACGGCAGCCCCGGCTATGGCGAGCTGAGCGCGCCGCGCTTTCATGTGGTGGCCTACGACTTTGGCGTGAAGAAAAACATCCTGCGCATGCTGGCGCAACGCGGCTGCCGCGTGACCGTGGTGCCGGCCCAGACCCCGGCCGCCCAGGTGCTGGCGCTGCGCCCCGACGGCGTGTTTTTGTCCAACGGCCCCGGCGACCCGCAGCCTTGCGACTACGCCATCGCCGCCGCGCGCGAGCTCATCGACTCCGGCCTGCCCACTTTCGGCATCTGCCTCGGGCACCAGATCATGGCGCTGGCCAGCGGCGCACAAACCTACAAGATGCCGCACGGCCACCACGGCGCCAACCACCCGGTGCAGGAGCTGGCCAGTGGGCGCGTGGGCATCACCAGCCAGAACCACGGCTTTGCGGTGCAGCGCGAATCGCTGCCGGCGCATCTGCGCGTGACCCACATCAGCCTGTTCGACGGCACCGTGCAGGGGCTGGAGCGCACCGACCGCCCCGCCTTTTGCTTTCAGGGCCACCCCGAGGCCTCGCCCGGCCCGCACGACATCGCCAGCCTGTTTGACCGCTTCACGGCGCTGATGGCCCAGGAGAACACATAA
- a CDS encoding NADH-quinone oxidoreductase subunit A: MNLELYLPVLLFILVGLAVGVLPQVIGYVLGPNRPDPEKNSPYECGFEAFEDARMKFDVRYYLVAILFILFDLEIAFLFPWAVAFSEIGFTGFLAGMMFLAILTVGFIYEWKKGALDWE; encoded by the coding sequence ATGAATCTAGAGCTTTACCTGCCTGTACTCTTGTTTATTCTGGTCGGTCTCGCTGTTGGGGTGTTGCCTCAAGTCATCGGTTATGTCTTGGGCCCCAATCGGCCCGACCCCGAAAAGAACTCCCCCTACGAGTGCGGCTTCGAGGCCTTTGAGGACGCGCGCATGAAGTTCGATGTGCGCTATTACCTTGTGGCCATTCTGTTCATCCTTTTCGATCTTGAAATCGCCTTTTTGTTTCCGTGGGCGGTGGCTTTCAGTGAAATCGGTTTTACCGGCTTCTTGGCCGGCATGATGTTTCTCGCCATCCTCACCGTAGGCTTCATCTACGAGTGGAAAAAAGGGGCGCTGGATTGGGAGTGA
- the pnp gene encoding polyribonucleotide nucleotidyltransferase — protein MGLFNKVSKSFQWGRHTVRLETGEIARQSSGAVLLDMDGTVVLATVVARTEAKSGQDFFPLTVDYLEKSYAAGKIPGSFFKREGRPSEFETLTSRLIDRPIRPLFPEGFFNEVQVVVHTLSLNPEVDADIAALIATSAALSISGIPFNGPIGAARVGYVNGQYLLNPGQTERANSQLDLVVAGTQAAVLMVESEAQQLSEEVLLGAVVFGHEQGNIAIAAINELVRDAGKPEWDWQPPARNEPLIARVEALAREALVAAYQIRNKQARTQACRQAYAATMAGLKAEGVEFDSVKVEELLFNIEAGIVRGQILAGEPRIDGRDTRTVRPIEIRTGVLPRTHGSALFTRGETQALVIATLGTERDAQRVDALAGDFEDRFMLHYNMPPFATGETGRVGSPKRREIGHGRLAKRALVAALPPKDEFPYTLRVVSEITESNGSSSMASVCGGCLALMDAGVPMKAHVAGIAMGLIKDGNRFAVLTDILGDEDHLGDMDFKVAGTTGGITALQMDIKIQGITKEIMQVALAQAKEARLHILGEMQAAMGSANTEISDFAPRLYTMKINPEKIRDVIGKGGATIRALTEETGTQIDIAEDGTITIASNESAKAEEAKRRIEAITAEVEIGKVYEGAITKILDFGALVNLLPGKDGLLHISQIAHQRVEKVTDFLKEGQVVKVKVLETDEKGRIKLSMKALLDRDEVQSAPAQQPQAAQDD, from the coding sequence ATGGGCCTGTTTAACAAAGTCAGCAAAAGCTTCCAATGGGGCCGCCACACGGTGCGCCTTGAAACCGGCGAGATCGCACGCCAATCCAGCGGCGCCGTGCTGCTCGATATGGACGGCACCGTGGTGCTGGCCACCGTGGTCGCCCGAACCGAGGCCAAGTCCGGGCAGGACTTTTTCCCCCTCACCGTCGATTACCTCGAAAAATCTTACGCTGCGGGCAAAATTCCGGGTAGCTTCTTCAAGCGCGAAGGCCGCCCAAGCGAGTTCGAGACCCTCACCAGCCGCCTGATCGACCGCCCGATCCGCCCGCTCTTTCCCGAAGGCTTCTTCAATGAAGTGCAGGTGGTGGTGCACACGCTCTCGCTCAACCCCGAGGTCGATGCCGACATCGCGGCCCTGATCGCCACCAGCGCCGCCTTGTCGATCAGCGGCATCCCCTTCAACGGCCCCATCGGCGCAGCCCGTGTCGGCTACGTCAACGGCCAGTACCTGCTCAACCCCGGCCAGACCGAGCGCGCCAACAGCCAGCTCGATCTGGTGGTGGCGGGCACCCAAGCTGCGGTGCTGATGGTCGAGAGCGAGGCCCAGCAACTGTCGGAAGAAGTGCTGCTCGGCGCTGTGGTCTTTGGCCATGAGCAAGGCAACATCGCCATTGCCGCCATCAACGAATTGGTGCGCGATGCCGGCAAGCCCGAATGGGACTGGCAGCCGCCGGCGCGCAACGAGCCGCTGATCGCGCGCGTCGAGGCGCTGGCCCGCGAAGCGCTGGTGGCGGCCTACCAGATCCGCAACAAACAGGCGCGCACCCAAGCCTGCCGCCAGGCCTACGCCGCCACCATGGCCGGGCTCAAGGCCGAGGGCGTCGAGTTCGACTCGGTCAAGGTCGAAGAGCTGCTGTTCAACATCGAAGCCGGCATCGTGCGCGGCCAGATTCTGGCCGGCGAGCCGCGCATCGACGGCCGCGACACGCGCACCGTGCGCCCGATCGAAATCCGCACCGGCGTTCTGCCACGCACCCACGGCTCGGCGCTGTTCACACGCGGCGAAACGCAAGCGCTGGTGATCGCCACCCTGGGCACCGAGCGCGATGCGCAGCGCGTCGATGCGCTGGCGGGCGATTTCGAAGACCGCTTCATGCTGCACTACAACATGCCGCCCTTTGCCACCGGCGAAACCGGCCGCGTCGGCAGCCCCAAGCGGCGTGAAATCGGCCACGGCCGGCTGGCCAAGCGCGCTCTGGTGGCTGCGCTGCCACCCAAAGACGAGTTCCCCTACACCCTGCGCGTGGTGAGTGAAATCACCGAATCCAACGGCTCCTCGTCCATGGCCTCGGTCTGCGGCGGCTGCCTGGCGCTGATGGATGCGGGCGTGCCCATGAAGGCGCACGTGGCCGGCATCGCCATGGGCCTGATCAAAGACGGCAACCGCTTTGCCGTGCTGACCGACATTCTGGGTGACGAAGACCACCTGGGCGATATGGATTTCAAGGTCGCGGGCACCACCGGCGGCATCACGGCCTTGCAGATGGACATCAAAATCCAGGGCATCACCAAAGAAATCATGCAAGTGGCGCTGGCGCAGGCCAAAGAGGCGCGGCTGCACATCTTGGGCGAGATGCAGGCGGCGATGGGTTCAGCCAACACCGAAATCAGCGACTTCGCCCCGCGCCTCTACACCATGAAGATCAACCCGGAGAAAATCCGCGACGTGATCGGCAAGGGGGGTGCCACCATCCGTGCCCTGACCGAAGAAACCGGCACCCAGATCGACATCGCCGAAGACGGCACCATCACCATCGCCAGCAACGAATCGGCCAAGGCCGAAGAGGCCAAGCGGCGCATCGAGGCCATCACGGCCGAAGTCGAAATCGGCAAGGTCTATGAAGGCGCGATCACCAAAATCCTCGATTTCGGTGCCTTGGTCAACCTGCTGCCAGGCAAAGACGGCCTGCTGCACATCAGCCAGATCGCGCACCAGCGCGTCGAAAAAGTCACCGACTTCCTCAAAGAGGGCCAAGTGGTCAAAGTCAAGGTGCTGGAAACCGACGAAAAAGGCCGCATCAAGCTGTCGATGAAGGCGCTGCTGGACCGCGACGAGGTGCAGTCGGCCCCGGCGCAGCAGCCGCAAGCGGCGCAAGATGACTGA
- a CDS encoding TrmH family RNA methyltransferase: MSTETIRSRDNALVKQLRRLGQDGAAGRELGLVWLEGEHLCRALLARGHLPALLLRAESAPHWDHAWALPPSVRRVALADSLLASVSSLGSSAPVGFLWPLPAAVAPEPGRPTVLLDRLQDPGNVGSILRSAAAFGFEQVLALKGTAALWAPKVLRAGMGAHFALRLVEAATLADLPALQLPLLATSSHQGQWLHQAALPWPCAWLLGHEGQGLSPELLAAASQHLRIAQPGGEESLNVAAAAAICLHASAVQRGA, from the coding sequence ATGAGCACCGAAACCATCCGCTCGCGCGACAACGCGCTGGTCAAGCAACTGCGCCGCCTAGGCCAAGACGGGGCTGCCGGCCGCGAACTGGGTCTGGTCTGGCTCGAAGGCGAGCACCTGTGCCGCGCCTTGCTGGCACGCGGCCACCTGCCCGCGCTGCTCCTGCGCGCCGAATCGGCCCCGCACTGGGACCATGCCTGGGCCTTGCCACCCAGCGTGCGCCGGGTGGCACTGGCCGACAGCCTGCTGGCCAGTGTGAGCAGCCTGGGCTCCAGCGCGCCGGTGGGCTTTTTGTGGCCCTTGCCCGCCGCCGTGGCACCCGAGCCGGGGCGACCCACTGTGCTGCTGGACCGCTTACAAGACCCGGGCAACGTCGGCTCCATCCTGCGCAGCGCCGCCGCCTTCGGGTTTGAGCAGGTGCTGGCGCTCAAGGGCACGGCGGCGCTGTGGGCGCCCAAGGTGCTGCGCGCCGGCATGGGGGCGCACTTTGCGCTGCGCCTCGTTGAAGCGGCCACCTTGGCCGATCTGCCGGCCTTGCAACTGCCGCTGCTGGCCACCAGCTCGCACCAAGGGCAGTGGCTGCACCAGGCCGCGCTGCCCTGGCCTTGCGCCTGGCTGCTGGGCCACGAAGGGCAGGGCCTGAGCCCCGAGCTGCTGGCCGCTGCCAGCCAGCACCTGCGCATCGCCCAGCCCGGCGGCGAAGAGTCGCTCAACGTCGCCGCCGCCGCCGCCATCTGCTTGCATGCCAGTGCGGTGCAGCGGGGGGCTTGA